Sequence from the Rutidosis leptorrhynchoides isolate AG116_Rl617_1_P2 chromosome 3, CSIRO_AGI_Rlap_v1, whole genome shotgun sequence genome:
AAGGCGATAACACTCTCTTTTGGAGTGATAAATGGCTAGGAAATCAGGTACTTGCTGAAAAATTTGGAAGGCTATTTCGGCTTGAGCTCGAGCAAGATGTGCTGATTAGTAACAGACTTCGAAGAATCGGAGATGAATTAGTATTCTCATGGAATTGGCTGCGAGATCCATCGGGTAGAACACTCACCGAGCTACAAGAACTCTTGGCCTTGCTGGACAGCTTCTCTTTTTTCGGACGGTAGCATGGATAAGTGGGAATGGAAACTGCAGTCTAATGGCCAGTTTTCGACACACACACTGTCCAAAATGATTGATTCCAAGCAACTGCAACATTTCGTCTCACAACATGAAACGGACAGACTCCAAATCCTTCCACAAAAAATTGGAATTCTTACATGGCGTGTCAAAAAGAGAAGGATCCCGGTCCGGGTCGAATTAGACAATCGTGGTGTCGATTTGGACTCGGTTCGATGCCCAGTTTGCAACAATGACTTAGAAACGGTTGATCACATTTTTCTCCACTGTAATTTT
This genomic interval carries:
- the LOC139900090 gene encoding uncharacterized protein is translated as MDKWEWKLQSNGQFSTHTLSKMIDSKQLQHFVSQHETDRLQILPQKIGILTWRVKKRRIPVRVELDNRGVDLDSVRCPVCNNDLETVDHIFLHCNFAKDLWARVLRWWKASGPSYSNLEELFCGVHDPSQINQHSNIWKAIE